In one window of Verrucomicrobiota bacterium DNA:
- the frr gene encoding ribosome recycling factor → MPVDKLLIEMNARMDKTIQVFHDELSTIRTGKASPALVENIQVDYYGTPTRLREMAKIATPEPRLIVIQPWDPSVVPAIVKAINQSSLGITPVNDGKLVRLPIPELDEERRKDLVKTVRKIAEDTRVSIRNVRREQNEELKKLQKAGTITEDDLHREEKRVQEATDGHIRKIDELLAGKEKEIMEV, encoded by the coding sequence ATGCCAGTTGACAAGCTGTTGATCGAGATGAACGCACGCATGGATAAGACCATCCAGGTCTTCCACGACGAGCTCTCCACGATCCGCACCGGGAAGGCCTCGCCCGCGCTCGTCGAGAACATCCAGGTCGACTACTACGGTACGCCGACGCGGCTCCGAGAGATGGCCAAGATCGCCACGCCCGAGCCGCGCCTTATTGTCATCCAGCCGTGGGACCCGAGCGTCGTGCCGGCCATCGTCAAGGCCATCAACCAGTCGTCGCTTGGCATCACGCCGGTCAACGACGGCAAGCTCGTGCGCCTGCCGATTCCCGAGCTCGACGAAGAGCGCCGCAAGGACCTCGTCAAGACCGTGCGCAAGATCGCCGAGGACACGCGCGTGTCGATCCGCAACGTCCGCCGCGAGCAGAACGAGGAGCTCAAGAAGCTTCAAAAAGCGGGCACGATCACCGAGGACGACCTGCACCGCGAGGAGAAGCGCGTCCAGGAAGCGACCGACGGCCACATCAGGAAGATCGACGAGCTCCTCGCCGGCAAAGAAAAAGAGATCATGGAGGTCTGA
- a CDS encoding UMP kinase, with product MADAPAFKRILLKLSGEALQGELGYGICPVTCHRIAAEVAEVHKLGVEVALVVGGGNIFRGLAASAKGFDRTAADYMGMLATIMNGMALQEALERQGVPTRALTAIEIKELAEPFILRRAMRHLERGRVVIFVGGTGNPFFTTDTAAALRASEISADVVIKATRVDGVYSADPEKDSNAKLYTELTYVDVIQERLKVMDSTAVTLCMDNAIPIVVFNLNVEGNLRRVVTGEKVGTVIREVNDAS from the coding sequence ATGGCGGACGCCCCGGCGTTCAAGCGCATCCTGCTGAAGCTCAGCGGCGAGGCGCTCCAGGGGGAGCTTGGGTACGGGATCTGCCCCGTCACCTGCCACCGCATTGCCGCCGAAGTGGCCGAGGTGCACAAGCTCGGCGTCGAAGTGGCCCTCGTGGTCGGCGGCGGCAACATCTTTCGCGGCCTGGCGGCCAGTGCGAAGGGCTTCGACCGTACCGCGGCCGACTACATGGGCATGCTCGCGACGATCATGAACGGCATGGCCCTCCAGGAAGCCCTCGAGCGCCAGGGCGTGCCGACGCGTGCGCTCACCGCGATTGAGATCAAGGAGCTCGCCGAGCCATTCATCCTCCGCCGCGCCATGCGCCACCTCGAGCGGGGGCGCGTCGTCATCTTCGTCGGCGGCACGGGCAACCCGTTCTTCACCACGGACACCGCCGCGGCGCTGCGCGCGAGCGAGATCAGTGCCGACGTGGTGATCAAGGCCACGCGTGTCGACGGCGTTTACTCGGCCGACCCCGAGAAGGACTCGAACGCGAAGCTCTACACGGAGCTCACCTACGTTGATGTGATCCAGGAACGGCTCAAAGTGATGGACAGCACGGCGGTCACGCTGTGCATGGACAACGCGATTCCGATTGTCGTGTTCAACCTCAACGTCGAGGGCAACCTCCGACGCGTTGTCACGGGCGAGAAGGTTGGGACAGTTATCCGGGAGGTGAACGATGCCAGTTGA
- a CDS encoding elongation factor Ts has protein sequence MAISAAEVKHLRDKTGAGMMDCKKALEQTGGDIEAAIDVLRKSGVAKAEKRAGRAAAEGLIASAITASGDCGVLVEVNCETDFVARNDDFRAFVKDVAALAVEKRPRDVEALRALPLGGQGTVNEVLVALIAKIGENMLVRRCVVYSVNGNGTVAAYVHHGDKVGVLVEVSCTKPETVAADGFREAVRDVALQVAAHSPGYIRSSEIPAAVLDRERDIYRAQVENKPAHVVDKIVEGKLSKFYAEVCLLDQEFVKDREMSVAQYLGKRGKEVGDTIEIKQFSRFAVGESEE, from the coding sequence ATGGCAATTAGTGCAGCGGAAGTCAAGCATCTCCGCGACAAGACCGGCGCGGGGATGATGGATTGTAAGAAGGCGCTCGAGCAGACCGGCGGCGATATCGAGGCCGCCATCGACGTGTTGCGCAAGTCGGGCGTTGCCAAGGCCGAGAAGCGCGCGGGCCGAGCGGCTGCTGAAGGCTTGATTGCCTCGGCGATCACGGCTTCCGGCGATTGCGGCGTGCTCGTTGAGGTCAACTGCGAGACGGACTTCGTCGCGCGCAACGACGATTTCCGGGCGTTTGTCAAGGACGTCGCGGCGCTTGCCGTCGAGAAGAGACCGCGTGACGTCGAGGCGCTGCGTGCCCTGCCACTCGGCGGCCAAGGCACGGTGAACGAGGTGCTCGTGGCGCTTATCGCCAAGATCGGAGAGAACATGCTCGTGCGCCGTTGCGTCGTCTACAGCGTCAACGGCAACGGGACCGTGGCCGCCTATGTCCACCACGGCGACAAGGTCGGCGTGCTCGTCGAGGTCTCGTGCACCAAACCCGAGACGGTGGCCGCCGACGGCTTCCGCGAGGCCGTGCGCGACGTGGCGCTCCAGGTCGCCGCGCACAGCCCCGGCTACATCCGCTCGAGCGAGATCCCGGCGGCCGTGCTCGATCGCGAGCGTGACATCTACCGGGCTCAGGTCGAGAACAAGCCGGCCCACGTCGTCGACAAGATCGTCGAAGGCAAGCTGTCGAAGTTCTATGCCGAGGTCTGCTTGCTCGACCAGGAGTTCGTCAAGGACCGCGAGATGAGCGTGGCCCAGTACCTCGGCAAGCGCGGCAAAGAGGTCGGCGACACGATCGAGATCAAGCAGTTCAGCCGTTTCGCGGTCGGCGAGTCCGAGGAATAG
- the rpsB gene encoding 30S ribosomal protein S2: MAVVTIKSLLEAGVHFGHQTRRWNPKMKRFIFEERNGIYIIDLQRTLIQLSEACQFARNVVRAGKAVLFVGTKRQAREAIQEAAKRCGMHFVTHRWLGGTLTNNQTIRRSISRLKELEALFENGRAASLSKKEAASLSRERERLHRNLEGIQDMSELPGAVFIVDTKRERIASSEAAKLGIPIVALVDTNADPDEVDYPIPGNDDAVKSISLVAGVIAAVVAETQAELEKLGLTPKRAEAEKELDRRGAPRDRDRDRDRDRSKDRPRGKKRVVKKVIKKRVPRDQAGAPTDRPHPAESAKSAPAAAADQPAEQPPVTTTSEAHETDGN; the protein is encoded by the coding sequence TTGGCGGTAGTCACGATCAAGAGTCTGCTCGAGGCCGGGGTCCATTTCGGCCACCAGACTCGACGGTGGAACCCGAAGATGAAGCGGTTCATCTTCGAGGAGCGCAACGGCATCTACATCATCGACTTGCAGCGCACGCTCATTCAGCTCAGCGAGGCGTGCCAGTTCGCCCGCAACGTGGTGCGCGCGGGCAAGGCGGTGCTCTTCGTCGGCACGAAGCGCCAGGCGCGCGAGGCGATCCAGGAGGCTGCCAAACGCTGCGGCATGCACTTCGTCACGCACCGCTGGCTCGGCGGCACGCTGACGAACAACCAGACGATCCGGCGCAGCATCAGCCGCCTCAAGGAACTCGAAGCCCTCTTCGAGAACGGCCGTGCCGCCTCGCTGTCCAAGAAGGAGGCCGCGTCGCTGTCGCGCGAGCGCGAGCGATTGCACCGCAACCTCGAGGGCATCCAGGACATGAGCGAGCTGCCCGGCGCCGTGTTCATCGTCGACACCAAGCGTGAGCGCATTGCCTCGAGCGAGGCGGCCAAACTCGGCATCCCGATCGTGGCCCTCGTGGACACGAACGCCGATCCCGACGAGGTGGACTACCCGATCCCCGGCAACGACGACGCGGTCAAGTCGATCTCGCTTGTCGCCGGCGTGATCGCCGCCGTTGTCGCGGAGACGCAGGCCGAGCTGGAGAAGCTTGGGTTGACGCCCAAGCGCGCTGAGGCCGAGAAGGAGCTGGACCGCAGGGGCGCACCCAGGGATCGGGATCGGGACCGGGACCGGGACCGGTCCAAGGATAGGCCCAGGGGCAAGAAGCGCGTGGTCAAGAAGGTGATCAAGAAACGCGTGCCCAGGGATCAGGCCGGCGCGCCGACAGACAGACCCCATCCGGCCGAGAGCGCGAAGTCCGCACCCGCTGCGGCCGCCGATCAGCCGGCCGAGCAACCACCAGTGACGACGACGAGCGAGGCACACGAGACGGATGGCAATTAG
- a CDS encoding queuosine precursor transporter — MPNELIWIIFLLTELCAAVILLRAFGKTGLYALIVMNVILCNIQVQKMVTMVGLTFTLGNVLYGAIFFATDLLSELYGKREARRAVWLGFVVMVVSLVAMLFAVEFVPTEDAIPKHSAMQELFGSFGSLVSVSDVVREISFARIVVASFIAYLISQFHDVWAFHFWKDKTGGRHLWLRNNASTMVSQLLDSCVFCSLAFAGALPREAFFQVLLTTYFIKLVVAALDTPFVYLGRRLASGAKAG; from the coding sequence ATGCCGAATGAACTGATCTGGATCATCTTTCTGCTTACCGAGCTTTGCGCCGCGGTGATCCTGTTGCGGGCGTTCGGCAAGACGGGATTGTACGCGCTGATCGTCATGAACGTGATTCTCTGCAACATCCAGGTGCAGAAGATGGTTACGATGGTCGGCCTGACCTTCACGCTCGGCAACGTGCTCTACGGCGCCATCTTCTTCGCCACCGACCTGCTCAGCGAGCTCTACGGCAAACGCGAGGCCCGGCGCGCTGTCTGGCTCGGGTTCGTCGTCATGGTCGTCTCGCTGGTCGCGATGCTGTTCGCCGTCGAGTTCGTGCCGACCGAGGATGCGATCCCTAAGCACTCCGCCATGCAGGAGCTCTTCGGCTCCTTCGGCTCTCTGGTCTCCGTCTCCGACGTCGTGCGTGAGATCAGTTTCGCCCGGATCGTCGTCGCCAGCTTCATTGCCTACCTGATCAGCCAGTTCCACGACGTCTGGGCGTTCCACTTCTGGAAGGACAAGACCGGAGGCCGCCACTTGTGGCTTCGGAACAACGCCAGCACGATGGTCAGCCAGCTCCTCGATAGCTGCGTTTTCTGCTCCCTAGCCTTTGCCGGGGCGCTTCCCCGGGAGGCGTTTTTCCAGGTCCTCCTGACTACCTACTTCATCAAGCTTGTTGTGGCGGCGCTGGACACCCCGTTTGTCTACCTGGGGCGGCGGCTGGCTTCCGGGGCCAAGGCCGGGTAG
- a CDS encoding Rrf2 family transcriptional regulator has translation MITISARVQYACLAVLELAKHTGSPRPTRIEEIATEQGIPKQFLVHILLQMKQKGILASVRGVGGGYALAKPPSEITVGDVVRAVGSTLTTLEGRSSGRAGENKANAVFFSLWRKVEQEAIGVLDKVRFDELLRGQANSPEYVI, from the coding sequence GTGATAACCATCTCCGCGCGCGTTCAGTACGCTTGTCTCGCCGTGCTGGAACTCGCAAAGCATACCGGAAGCCCGAGGCCGACACGCATCGAAGAGATCGCGACAGAACAAGGCATTCCGAAACAGTTCCTTGTCCATATCCTACTGCAAATGAAGCAGAAAGGGATTCTCGCCAGCGTCCGCGGTGTCGGCGGTGGATACGCACTGGCCAAGCCGCCGTCGGAGATCACCGTGGGCGACGTCGTACGCGCCGTCGGATCGACCCTGACGACGCTGGAAGGCAGATCAAGCGGCCGGGCCGGGGAGAACAAGGCAAACGCTGTCTTCTTCTCACTGTGGAGAAAGGTGGAGCAGGAGGCCATCGGCGTGCTAGACAAAGTCAGGTTCGACGAGTTGCTCCGGGGGCAAGCCAACTCGCCGGAGTATGTCATCTGA
- the cysK gene encoding cysteine synthase A yields the protein MGKVYQSIVDTVGNTPLVKLNRVTKEDGCVATVAAKLEFFNPLSSVKDRIAVAMIEAGETSGALQPGVEIVEPTSGNTGIGLAFVAAARGYRCRLFMPETMSVERRALLKMLGAEVVLTPGAEGMTGAVRRAEEYIETHRNTFMPQQFVNPANPAIHRTTTAEEIWRDTEGRIDIFIAGVGTGGTITGVGEVLKERKPGVRIIGLEPAGSPVLSGGEAGKHRIQGIGAGFVPAVLNTSVIDEIILVQDDDAFRTALRVSATEGVLCGVSSGAAAWAALEVGKRPENAGKLIVVVFPSAGERYISSFNLAVDG from the coding sequence ATGGGCAAGGTTTACCAAAGCATTGTAGACACGGTCGGCAACACGCCGCTCGTCAAGCTCAACCGGGTCACCAAGGAAGACGGCTGCGTCGCCACCGTGGCGGCGAAGCTGGAGTTTTTCAACCCGCTCAGCAGCGTCAAGGACCGCATCGCGGTGGCGATGATTGAGGCGGGCGAGACCTCTGGCGCGCTGCAGCCGGGCGTTGAGATTGTCGAGCCGACGAGTGGGAACACGGGCATTGGTCTGGCCTTCGTAGCCGCAGCGCGCGGGTACAGGTGCCGGCTGTTCATGCCCGAGACGATGAGCGTCGAGCGGCGCGCGCTGCTCAAGATGCTGGGCGCCGAGGTAGTGCTCACGCCGGGCGCCGAGGGCATGACAGGCGCGGTGCGGCGCGCTGAGGAGTACATCGAGACACACCGCAACACGTTCATGCCGCAACAGTTCGTCAATCCGGCTAATCCGGCCATCCACCGCACGACCACCGCCGAGGAGATCTGGCGCGACACCGAGGGCCGGATCGACATCTTCATCGCCGGCGTGGGCACAGGCGGCACGATCACGGGCGTGGGCGAGGTGCTCAAGGAGCGCAAGCCCGGCGTTCGCATCATCGGGCTCGAGCCGGCCGGTTCGCCCGTACTTTCGGGCGGCGAGGCAGGCAAGCACCGCATCCAGGGCATCGGCGCAGGCTTCGTGCCCGCGGTGCTCAACACCAGCGTCATCGACGAGATCATCCTGGTTCAGGACGACGACGCCTTCCGGACCGCGCTCCGGGTCAGCGCGACGGAGGGCGTTCTCTGCGGCGTCTCGTCGGGGGCGGCGGCCTGGGCCGCCCTTGAAGTAGGCAAACGGCCGGAAAACGCCGGCAAACTCATAGTCGTTGTGTTTCCCAGCGCCGGTGAGCGCTACATCAGCTCGTTCAACCTCGCCGTTGACGGCTGA
- a CDS encoding MoaD/ThiS family protein has product MPVVVRIPEALLALTAGEHEVTAEGNTVSELFDDLDKRYPGIRRWAFDGEGALRSYVSVFVNRCEVDSPAGPSGTVSPGDYVSILPVIAGGAKTSRKLYLTFPQELIREPIIFRIGHEFSVLTNIRGASVSDNVGLVALEIEGEPKEIDRAVDWLKGKGVKVEPLPDGS; this is encoded by the coding sequence ATGCCCGTTGTGGTCAGGATTCCTGAGGCGCTGCTTGCGCTTACCGCCGGCGAGCACGAAGTGACCGCCGAAGGGAACACGGTCAGCGAGCTGTTTGACGACCTGGACAAGCGCTACCCCGGAATCCGCCGCTGGGCGTTTGATGGCGAGGGTGCGCTCCGCTCGTACGTGAGCGTATTCGTCAACCGCTGCGAAGTCGATTCGCCGGCAGGGCCGTCGGGCACCGTGTCGCCCGGCGACTACGTGTCGATCCTGCCCGTGATCGCCGGCGGAGCCAAGACGTCGCGCAAGCTCTACCTGACCTTCCCCCAGGAGCTGATCCGCGAGCCGATCATCTTCCGCATCGGCCACGAGTTCAGTGTTCTCACCAACATTCGGGGTGCGAGCGTCTCGGACAACGTCGGTCTCGTAGCCCTCGAGATCGAGGGCGAGCCCAAGGAGATCGACCGGGCGGTCGACTGGCTCAAGGGCAAGGGCGTCAAGGTCGAGCCGCTTCCCGACGGAAGCTGA
- a CDS encoding DUF2961 domain-containing protein, which produces MLRLCFALLPLLLVSAVHAAEVRDYTYFLNQLIDLDGLALVQEGVTCAQASSYDRASRYDAETGEYIEWSANSDAGQYIRQDATTKEGVMAELEGPGCIFRIWSANPDGVIRFYLDGDTEPTYEFSFDKFFSGEIEPFVRPLVWQRKVVLGGGNPASNCYVPIPFAKSCRVTSVVLDENGQPERAPGHYYHIGYKLYPKDWRVETFRLPLSAKSKRTLADVARKWNDCGRDPQVVGRPHVKDATFEVEPGATATIFDLTGPATIRQFYLKIESDDPFATRNAVLRAFWDGEESPSILTPLGDFFGRAVGAMEYRSLPLGMANDMDYSYWRMPFRRHGTLTVENQGPSVLKLTAKFVYTTARVPDNAAYFHAKWRNEPHSTTFDYPFVECSGSAGTFVGDLLAIDNFVGGWWGEGDEKFYVDGEKFPSTFGTGSEDYYGDAWGIVWFVNPYHGCPQNEGRKQVCYRWHISDSVPFSSSFMATIENYSAFNSDMQNGYASVAYWYQMAGGDDFFPKELPPAVERRPSPEHIVQGAVEAEDVLAEAPGAKVLDAPETYDTFSAGRAVELGTGEVGVQVPVETTTDDVYSVRLYSAFEVPLSSEKALVLLDGQPVRERIYLPGGSHTFTLRASLNANESLVLDYFLVEPYRNYITDWLILGPFDNADGAGHAEAYAPEERLDFTGENQVVGGTARWKPVKARGDGCIDLDRPFKPNSWVVAYAAIEVVSPEECDTELLAGSDDGIKIWLNGELVHDNFAVRGFTPDEDRTPIHLKQGTNTLLVKISEQEGFWGFSVRIVDPDGTLEYKLPATGGE; this is translated from the coding sequence ATGCTTCGGCTGTGCTTTGCTCTGCTCCCGCTTCTTCTTGTCTCTGCCGTCCACGCCGCCGAGGTGCGCGACTACACGTACTTCCTGAACCAGCTCATTGATCTCGACGGTCTGGCGCTGGTCCAGGAAGGTGTCACGTGCGCCCAAGCCTCGAGCTACGACCGGGCGTCGCGCTACGACGCCGAGACGGGCGAGTACATCGAATGGTCCGCAAACAGCGACGCGGGCCAGTACATTCGGCAGGACGCGACGACCAAGGAAGGTGTGATGGCCGAGCTCGAAGGGCCCGGCTGCATCTTCCGTATCTGGTCGGCCAATCCGGATGGTGTGATCCGCTTCTACCTCGACGGCGACACCGAGCCGACGTACGAGTTCAGCTTCGACAAGTTCTTCAGCGGTGAGATCGAGCCGTTCGTGCGCCCCTTGGTCTGGCAGCGCAAGGTCGTGCTCGGCGGCGGCAATCCGGCCTCCAACTGCTACGTCCCGATCCCGTTCGCCAAGTCGTGCCGGGTCACGTCCGTCGTTCTGGACGAGAATGGGCAGCCCGAGCGGGCGCCGGGCCACTACTACCACATCGGCTACAAGCTCTATCCGAAGGATTGGCGGGTCGAGACGTTCAGGCTGCCCCTCTCGGCCAAGTCCAAGCGCACGCTCGCAGACGTCGCCCGCAAGTGGAACGACTGTGGCCGCGACCCGCAGGTTGTGGGCCGCCCGCACGTGAAGGACGCCACGTTCGAGGTCGAGCCGGGCGCTACGGCAACCATCTTCGACCTCACCGGGCCGGCGACGATCCGCCAGTTCTACCTCAAGATCGAATCCGATGATCCGTTTGCCACCCGCAACGCCGTCCTGCGCGCGTTCTGGGACGGAGAGGAATCGCCGAGCATCCTCACGCCACTCGGTGATTTCTTCGGCCGTGCGGTTGGCGCCATGGAGTACCGTTCGCTGCCGCTCGGCATGGCGAACGACATGGATTACTCATACTGGCGCATGCCGTTTCGCCGGCACGGCACGCTGACCGTCGAGAACCAGGGCCCAAGCGTGCTGAAGCTCACGGCCAAGTTCGTCTACACCACCGCCCGCGTCCCCGACAATGCCGCCTACTTCCACGCCAAGTGGCGCAATGAGCCGCACAGCACGACATTCGATTACCCATTCGTGGAATGCAGCGGCTCGGCCGGCACGTTCGTGGGCGACCTGCTCGCCATCGACAACTTTGTTGGCGGATGGTGGGGCGAGGGCGACGAGAAGTTCTACGTGGACGGCGAGAAGTTCCCCTCAACCTTCGGCACCGGCAGTGAGGACTACTACGGCGATGCCTGGGGCATCGTCTGGTTCGTCAACCCGTACCACGGCTGCCCGCAGAACGAGGGCCGCAAGCAGGTCTGCTACCGCTGGCACATCAGCGACTCGGTGCCGTTCTCATCGTCGTTCATGGCGACGATCGAGAACTACTCGGCCTTCAACTCGGACATGCAGAACGGCTATGCGAGCGTCGCTTACTGGTACCAGATGGCAGGCGGCGATGACTTCTTCCCCAAGGAGCTCCCGCCGGCCGTTGAGCGCCGGCCGTCGCCGGAACACATCGTTCAGGGCGCGGTGGAAGCCGAGGACGTGCTCGCCGAGGCGCCGGGTGCCAAGGTCCTCGATGCTCCCGAGACATACGACACGTTCTCCGCCGGCCGGGCCGTCGAGCTGGGCACGGGCGAGGTCGGGGTCCAAGTCCCCGTCGAAACCACGACTGACGATGTCTACTCGGTCCGCCTCTACAGCGCGTTTGAAGTGCCCCTGAGCAGCGAGAAGGCGCTCGTGCTGCTCGATGGCCAACCGGTGCGCGAGCGGATCTACCTTCCAGGCGGATCGCACACGTTCACCCTGCGCGCCTCGCTCAACGCGAACGAATCGCTCGTGCTCGATTACTTTCTCGTGGAACCGTACCGCAACTACATCACCGACTGGCTCATCCTCGGCCCGTTCGACAATGCCGACGGCGCCGGCCACGCAGAGGCATATGCGCCCGAAGAACGCCTCGACTTCACCGGCGAGAATCAGGTCGTAGGCGGCACGGCACGCTGGAAGCCGGTCAAGGCCCGGGGCGACGGTTGCATCGACCTGGATAGGCCGTTCAAGCCAAACAGCTGGGTCGTCGCCTACGCCGCCATCGAGGTCGTCTCGCCCGAGGAGTGCGACACCGAGCTGCTCGCTGGCAGCGACGACGGGATCAAGATCTGGCTCAACGGCGAACTCGTCCACGACAACTTTGCGGTTCGCGGGTTCACACCTGACGAGGACCGCACCCCCATACACCTCAAGCAAGGTACGAATACCCTCTTGGTCAAGATTAGCGAGCAAGAGGGATTCTGGGGCTTCTCGGTCCGCATTGTCGATCCAGACGGCACGCTCGAGTACAAGCTGCCGGCCACGGGCGGGGAGTAG
- the rlmN gene encoding 23S rRNA (adenine(2503)-C(2))-methyltransferase RlmN, with protein sequence MTKKQDIKMADLAAVMAGLGQPAFRTKQVREWVFSRGVASFDDMTNLPAGLRTELSKRFVLRTVKAGNSVTSEDGTRRFTLRLGDGHAVESVLIPMGASWTACVSSQVGCRWRCSFCASGARGLVRDLTTGEILDEVLLMNAEAPGGLRNVVFMGIGEPLDNYDNVIAAVHTIMAPDGLGIGARRVTISTCGVVPGIGRLAQEGLQVKLAVSLNAPDDERRTKLMPVNRTWPLRELLDACARYIAATNKRVTFEYVLIGGVNDSPTDAHALGRLLHGMLCKVNLLCLNPHEIQPHQTVGRRAAHQFKLLIEREGIETTVRASKGADSAAACGQLRLRDKSGQAAHSSRSRTERS encoded by the coding sequence ATGACGAAGAAGCAGGACATCAAGATGGCCGATCTGGCGGCGGTAATGGCCGGGCTCGGGCAGCCGGCTTTCCGCACCAAGCAGGTGCGCGAGTGGGTCTTCTCGCGCGGGGTCGCCTCATTCGATGACATGACCAACCTGCCGGCCGGGCTGCGCACCGAGCTGAGCAAGCGGTTCGTCCTGCGGACCGTGAAGGCCGGCAACAGCGTGACGTCCGAGGACGGCACGCGCAGGTTCACGCTGCGGCTTGGCGATGGGCACGCGGTCGAGAGCGTGCTGATCCCGATGGGTGCGAGCTGGACGGCATGCGTCTCGAGTCAGGTCGGGTGCCGGTGGCGGTGCTCGTTCTGCGCGAGCGGTGCGCGGGGGCTCGTGCGTGACCTCACGACGGGCGAGATCCTTGATGAGGTGCTCCTGATGAATGCCGAGGCGCCGGGCGGGTTGCGCAACGTGGTGTTCATGGGGATCGGCGAGCCCCTTGACAACTACGATAACGTGATCGCCGCCGTCCATACCATTATGGCGCCCGACGGCCTCGGGATCGGGGCGCGGCGGGTGACGATCTCAACGTGCGGCGTCGTGCCGGGCATTGGCCGGCTTGCCCAAGAGGGTCTGCAGGTCAAACTCGCCGTTTCGCTCAATGCGCCCGACGACGAGCGGCGCACCAAGCTTATGCCCGTGAACCGCACGTGGCCGCTGCGTGAGCTGCTCGACGCCTGCGCACGTTACATTGCGGCGACCAACAAGCGGGTGACGTTCGAGTACGTGCTCATCGGCGGGGTGAATGACAGCCCCACCGACGCCCACGCGCTCGGCCGGCTCCTGCATGGGATGTTGTGCAAGGTGAACCTGCTGTGCCTCAATCCGCACGAGATCCAGCCGCACCAGACCGTCGGCCGGCGCGCCGCACACCAGTTCAAGCTCCTGATAGAGCGGGAGGGCATCGAGACAACCGTGCGCGCCTCGAAGGGCGCCGACAGCGCCGCGGCGTGCGGCCAGCTCCGCCTGCGGGACAAGAGTGGACAAGCTGCGCATTCATCCAGGTCTCGCACAGAAAGAAGTTGA